Part of the Rhizobium sp. WYJ-E13 genome is shown below.
CGCGGGCCGGTGTTTCTCAGCCTGTCGTATCGAAGCATCTGGCGGTGCTCAAAACCGCCGGCCTCGTGCGCGACCGTCATGAAGGCCGCCAGACCCATTATACCGCCGAGATCAAGGCGCTTGCGCCTCTGGCGGACTGGACGACAGAGATGACCGGCTTCTGGGAGAAGCGGTTCGACGATCTCGAAGATCTGCTCAAAAGGATGGACCAATGAACGAGACCTTGCCTGAAATCCGCTCCGTTGTCGTCGAGCGGGAGATCGCCTTCCCGCCCGAAAAGATCTGGCGCGCGCTGACCCAGCCGCATCTGATCGAGGAATGGCTGATGAAGAACGACTTCAAGCCCGTTGCGGATCAACGCTTCAAGCTCAGCGCCGAATGGGGCTCCGTCGATTGCCGAGTATTGGAGATAGAGCCGAACAGGACGCTTGCCTATACCTGGGATGCCTACGGCCTCGAAAGCACCGTCACCTGGACGCTGACACCCATCGATTCA
Proteins encoded:
- a CDS encoding helix-turn-helix transcriptional regulator, translated to MSNAHDALFRALSDPTRRAIFERLCREGEKTVGALTARAGVSQPVVSKHLAVLKTAGLVRDRHEGRQTHYTAEIKALAPLADWTTEMTGFWEKRFDDLEDLLKRMDQ
- a CDS encoding SRPBCC domain-containing protein, with translation MNETLPEIRSVVVEREIAFPPEKIWRALTQPHLIEEWLMKNDFKPVADQRFKLSAEWGSVDCRVLEIEPNRTLAYTWDAYGLESTVTWTLTPIDSGTHLRMEQSGFRPDQEQAYQGAKFGWQRFFENLQQVLARAD